In the Oncorhynchus tshawytscha isolate Ot180627B linkage group LG17, Otsh_v2.0, whole genome shotgun sequence genome, AGCTGATCAGTCCACAatgagtctcagagtaggagtgctgatctaggatctgtccatataatcgTATACAttatgatcctagatcagcactcctactctgtgaGGCTTTGTGGATACAGGGCCAGGTTTCCTTGATGGGTAGAATGTTTGCATGTCACAAAAAAAAGGTGGGAATTTATAACACTAGTTTTGGACGGTTGTAAATAGTAAACTACAACAACGTGTAACATTCCTGAAGTTCAGAATGTATCCCTGCAATTACATGGGGTTACTAGAAGAGCACATGAAACATTCTCACGTGAGGTGAAACATTCTCCATACGTTTCCCGGTCCGCACCATGTGACCTTTCctcctgacctctcacctctggcAGCCAGAGCAGAGACCAGAGCAGGTGGAGCAGGTTCATTTTTACATACTTCAGGTGTTCTTCTATTGTGATTCTGTGGATGTTGGAGATTTATTTGGTGTGTGGGGTCTCTTACCATATGGTGGGTTAGGTAGggcaggggtactcaactcttaccctacgatgtccggagcctgctggttttctgttctacctgatgaTTAATTGCATACACTTGGTGTCCAAAGTCTAAATCAATCCCTGATTagggggaacaatgaaaaaaaatgcagtggaactgtcttcaaggtccagagttgaaCGTGAGGGAGGTAGGGCATGTGTGTTTGATAACATTAAACTCAACGATGTCCCAAAAGGTCAAATGCTGGtatgagtatatgtgtgtgtttgtgcgtagcCTAAACCTAGACCACACCAATAGTGACCTGGGTCACACCTCATAGAAAAAACAGACACCTCACCTCTaaccatctccctttctctctcagggaCATTAAGATGgcgtcatcatcattatcatctgACGGGGCCATGCTGGTCTGTCGGAGTGTAGAGGAGCTGAAGCGCAGGGCCCAGGGCCCGGTGAGGAGGAACCTGTTTGGGCCTGTGGACCACGAGCAGCTGCAACAGGATTTCCAGAGGCACCTGGGTATGAGCGTGGAGTCGGCCAACAAGCGCTGGGACTTTGACTTCAACACCGGCCAGCCGGCCGCCAAGGGCGCCAGCGTGGAGTGGGAGGAGATGAAATGCCAGGATGTGCCGGCGTTCTACCACAGCTGTGTGTTGAGGAAGCCGGTGATTGGCATCGACGGGCATAGGGCGGGGAGAGAGAATGTCAGGTTGGCGCGGGCATCGTCTCCAGGGTTGTCCAGCTGTGGTGAGGAGTACCTGGAGGTGACCACCAGGGAGAGCTATACGATCCAGAGGCCAGAGAAGAAGATGGCCAGCCAGAGGGCAGGAGCAGTCAAACGGAGACAAGCCGCCATAACAGGTCAGTGTCAATGAACgatctttcctccctcctttttccttctATTGGGCTTCAATACAAAAGCCGTACGGAAAAAAGCAATAGAGAGTTAGTAGTATACACATTTTTTGACACAAATAGTGAGTCCAGAGGTTAACGTGACTATAATTATGatgataataaataaataatagtaataaatacagttgtatattttgtattattattatagcaaCCATAAGCCCAGAGGTCTTCATTTAAAGAGAGATAATATAAGTTTACAGGTTGTTTTGAACGTCAAAAGAACCTGTTATTAATCTGTTATTAACCTTTTATTAACCATTGAGTGACAGTTGTGAATACCTCAGTGTGCTGCCAAAAGCACTGTATGTGAACTATGTTAGGAACAGGCCATGCAACAACACTGTGTTACCTGTGATATGTCTCCAAACAGTTTATATAACCCTGTTATAAGCCTTGATGTGTGCGTCACaaattgcaccatattccctatatcaAGTGCCCTACTTTttaccctctgggccctggttaaaagtagtgaactatagggtgccatttgggatgcacacattaTTTCCCTGATAGAACATTACTGGGACTGGGAACTaacacctgttctctctctctctgctggtcatCCACAGAATTCTTTGTCGTGAAGAAGAGGACGACCATGCATCACAAACAGTCCTCTCGGCAGGTAAACACAGCCCAGGAAAGAGTGCAATTCAGTGGGCATGCTCCGTTTGGAAATCACCTCATTAAGATGGATATATAATTTCTGCAACGTTCTGTAGCGACTCTGACGGTCGAAGAGCTCATAGCTACAATATGTCTTAAAGGAAGTGGAAATGATGgatgtttgtatatatatttatatagctgTATTTCATCTATATTTTCTAAGCTTGTATTATTGTCTAAGCTTTAGATTATACTGTGAAATAATTCAAATGCACTCATCAGGAAAAAAAACACAATGGCTCTGTTGTAAGAGATTTCTTCCAACAGTACCCTTGGTGTAGTATTTAACTCCCAACAACTTCGGCCCACACTCTAACTACCTCTCTAAGAGTAGTTAAACTATTCCTGACCTCACTCCACGTGTCGTCTTCAGTTTCACCACGGCTGTAAAAGTATCAGCCACACGAGTTAGAGGCCCCGGGGTCACCTCAGGTCAAATTGGCAACGTGACCATGATTAGCCTAGGGTGCAAAGGTCAACTGTGAAGTTCCAGCACTTAGGCTATCAGGCATCGGTATGATAATGATACATCTTATTGAGCAGTAGTACTTCTCAGTAAATGTCTATTATTACGGTAATTGTTTTATTCTTAAGCCTTTTGGTGTGAGTATTATTACAGAGTGATATTTGGTGTCAGTAGGAAACAAGCTTAAATTAGCTTAAATTCATTCTCAAATATTGTTATTATGGCTAGCATACACTTCACCGTTGGCACCACCGTCTCTGTACAATTTGGTAAAAATCTCAGTGCACAActgaataaaataaattgtttttattttatttagctcCCTTTGTCTTTTTACGGTTGTAAAACATATTCTTGGAAACTTTTTGGTAACAAAACTGAATATACCTTGTATGTTTGCTTTGTTGGCTAAATCCTTTTAACAACGTTGCCTTTTCTACTCTTGTCTTTGTATAATGGCAGCCTCTAGGTTTTGAACTCTTTCCTGTATGAAGGAATGTAGCTTTGACATTGTTTGGAATTGAAGTTGAATGGTGTTGCAGTTCACAAAAGTACATGAATCCTTAATGCTTACGGAACATTCCAGGTTCTGTCAGTaaatgaatatttttttttacgaGGAGCTGAGCTGCAACACATTTCCATTCCTGTGCTAAAATACAAGACAGTTGTGACAACTGAGGCAGTTgaccaaaaaaagaaaaaacatatTATATGTGAGTCATCTGTAAGCGTTGGCTTGAGTTACGGGACATAGAAATCCACATGCCTTAAGCATCTCCAAATCCATCTCAGATATACCTGTGATTAATATGCAGTATCACAGATTCTGTCTGTTGGCATTGCATTCCAGACGTTATGCCGTTCATTCTCCATAGCCAGAGTCACATCGCAATACTGTAAATAATAGTGGCAAAAATAGCAGTCCTACAGGGAGTGCCTTTCCCTAAATGTGTCATGTTCGAACAAATTGACATCATCTGGATTACCTACCTCATTGAGTGATTGACAAAAATAATAGAAAAAAAGATatacaacattttttttaaaaagtcAAATAATTCCAAAATATTTGTTGGAAACTACAGGAGATTTGTTATTGCTGTTCATAGCTGGTTCAGTGGGATAGCGGGTTCAGACCATAGGCTTTAGTTACACATCAGGTAAAagggtcagtgtgtcagagtgataGGACCCATTCCAGCTCAAAGCAGGACGGAGGAAACTCAAGTCCTCTGGGAGtcctttgttatttttatttatttattttatttaacctttatttaaccaggaagggctcattgagattaaaatctatttttccaAGAgcaccctggccaagataggcagcaccaagtcatttaaaaaaaaaaaagacagacagacgacatgaaaaactacaagtaatctagtagaaaccattgaattcacaagagtataaaacagcaaattaactGGGACTTTATTAATAGACCGCAACAGAATGATGTCCGAGACCCTGAATCAAAGTGGTTCTATAGCCAGACGAGTGGCCTGTGTTCTAGAGTGCTTTTGTCTGGATCTAAAGAGGTTCTTATAACACCGCCCTCTTGACTTGCCAACGTAGAGAGTCATGTCAACAGAATGATGTGATTTCTGTTTACCCACCTCACCAATGGAATCGATTATCCCTTTTTTATTTAATCATATTTGatggtgttttttgtgtgtgtgttcggacTTGAGTCTGTGTGTACGTTGGTTTATATGCGCCTGTCTTTCAATGTGTTCAAAATAAAACTTTCAAAGTCTGTTAACTTATTTTTAACGATGTATCTAGTTTTTGTAGGGAAATAATTCTAAATGCCCTTTTGGTAAAACTAACGGATTATGTGTATTGCACTAAAACATTGACAAGATATTTCTGATTTTATAGCGCTACTCTCATGGAAGGGGAAGTGTTTAGAAAAACTAAACCGTCACTGCTGAACTGGGACACCGACTATGGGCTCATCATAGTTTGGGTCGGACACAAAATGAAAAATAGATATTAGGTGCTTTCTTGGTATTACAACAGTGTTAAAACAAGGCAATACTCAGCCCTAATATTACTGACTGTACTGGTTTCCCCAGAATTCCCTTTGCAAGTGAACTGTGATAAGTTAATGATCATAGATCTGCATACAGCTACTGGGCTGCTCCATCCTGCACCCCCCTGCCCAGTGTGTCCCACAGTGGCAAGATAAACTTTGCTCTAAATCGAATTCACCTGTCTATCGCAGGTATATCAAAACATAGTATTGCATGCCTTATATGCATAAATGAATAATATCCTCATATATGTTTTTGATAAGATAATGGCTAATGTATTGAAAGTGTACTACAATGTAATTACATGGGAGCAGAATATTAACTTTGATTTGGTAATAGTTTGAAAATAAAACGACAAATGTTGAAATTGTGGACATATTTGTGGAAGATTCATTGACCGGTTTTTGGTGCACTGTTGACTTTGATGTTAATTTGTTACAGTATGTTTCCGATCATTATTAAATGATATAAATATACACAAAGTATTGTTTTCTTAGACTGATAATATAATCTGATAATCTGCTACGTCCTTATACATTCATATGATCTTCAGTGTCAACAGCTGGAAAATCTAGTAGGCCTACTAATTCAACACATATCAGGCCTACTAATTCAACACATATCAGGCCTACTAATTCAACACATATCAGACCTACTAACTCTACACATATTAGGCCTACTAATTCTACACATATTAAGTCTACTAATTCTATTAGGTCTACTAATTATATTAAGTCTACTAATTCTATTAGGCCTACTAATTCTACACATATTAGGCCTACTAATTCTATTAGGCCTACTAATTCTACACATATTAAGTTCACTAATTATATTAAGCCTACTAATTCTACACATATTAAGTCTACTAATTATATTAGGCCTACTAATTCTATTAAACCTACTAATTCTATTAGGCCTACTAATTCTACACATATTAAGTCTACTAATTCTATTAGGCCAACTAATTCTACACATATTAGGCCTACTAATTCTATTAGGCCTACTAATTCTACACATATCAGGCCTACTAATTCAACACATATCAGACCTACTAATTCTACACATATTAGGCCTACTAATTCTACACATATTAAGTCTACTAATTCTATTAGGCCTACTAATTCTACACATATTAGGCCTACTAATTCTATTAGGCCTACTAATTCTACACATATCAGGCCTACTAATTCAACACATATCAGACCTACTAATTCTACACATATTAGGCCTACTAATTCTACACATATTAAGTCTACTAATTCTATTAGGCCTACTAATTATATTAAGTCTACTAATTCTATTAGGGTTACTAATTCTACACATATTAGGCCTACTAATTCATTAAGGCCTACTAATTATATTAGGCCTACTAATTCTACACATATTAAGTCTACTGATTCTATTAGGCCTACTAATTACATTAGGCCTACTAATTCTACACATATTAAGTCTACTAATTCAATTAGACCTACTAATTCTACACATATTAAGTATACTAATTCTATTAGGCCTACTAATTCTACACATATTAGGCCTACTAATTCAACACATGTTAAGCCTTCTAATTATATTAGGCCTACCAAATCAACACATATTAGACCAACTAATTCTATTAGGCCTACTAATTATATTAAGCCTACTAATTCTACACATATTAAGTCTACTAATTCTAttagctcaggtagtgcagctcatccaggatggcacatcaatgcgagatgtggcaagaaggtttgctgtgtctgtcagcgtagtgtccagagcatggaggcgctaccaggagacaggccagtacatcaggagacgtggaggaggccgtaggagggcaacaacccagcagcaggaccgctacctccgcctttgtgcaaggaggagcactgccagagccctgcaaaatgacctccagcaggccacaaatgtgcatgtgtctgctaaaacggtcagaaacagactccatgagggtggtatgagtgtccgacgtccacaggtgggggttgtgtttacagcccaacaccatgcaggacgtttggcatttgccagagaacaccaagattggcaaactcgccactggcgccctgtgctcttcacaaatgaaagaaggttcacactgagcacatgtgacagacctgacagtctggagacgccgtggagaacgttctgctgcctgcaacatcctccagcatgaccggtttggcggtgggtcagtcatggtgtggggtggcatttctttggggagtCGCATAGCCCTTCATATGCTAGCCAGATgcagcctgactgccattaggtaccgagatgagatcctcagaccccttgtgagaccatatgctggtgtggttggccctgggattctcctaatgcaagacaatgctagacctcatgtggctggagtgtgtcagcagttattgcaagaggaaggcattgatgctatggactggcccgcccgttccccagacctgaatccaattgagcacatctgggacatcatgtctcgctccatccaccaacgccaagttgcaccacagactgtccaggagttggcggatgctttagtccaggtctgggaggagatccctcaggagaccatctgccacctcatcaggagcatgcccaggcgttgtaaggaggtcatacaggcacatggaggccacacacactgagcctcattttgacttgttttaaggacatgacatcaaagttggatcagcctgtagtgtggttttccactttaattttgagtgtgactccaaatccagacctccatgggttgatacatttgatttccattgataatttgtgtgattttgttgtcagcacattcaactatgtgaagaaaaaagtatttaataagaatatttaattcattcagatctaggatgtgttattttagtgttccctttatttttttgagcagtgtacattagACCTATTAATTCTACACATTAAGTCTACTAATTCTATTAGGCCTACTAATTCAACACATATTAGACCAACTAATTCTATTAGGCCTACTAATTATATTAAGCCTACTAATTCTACACATATTAAGTCTACTAATTATATTAGGCCTACTAATTCTATTTGGCCTACTAATTCTATTAGACCTACTAATTCTACACATATTAAGCCTACTAATTCTATTAGACCTACTAATTCTACACATATTTAGCCTACTAATTCTATTAGACCTACTAATTCTACacacggggtggcagggtagcctagtggttagagcattggactggtaacaggaaggttgcaagttcaatcccccgagctgacaaggtacaaatctgtcgttctgcccctgaacaggcagttaacccaccgttcctaggctgtcattgaaaataagaatttgttcttaactgacttgcctagttaaataaaggtaaaacaaacaTATTAATTCTATTAGGCCTACTAATTCTACACATATTAAATCTACTAATTCTATTAGGCCTACTAATTCTACATATATTAAGTCTACTAATTATATTAGGCCTACTAATTCAACACATATTAGGCCTACTAATTCAACACATATTAGGCCTACTAATTCTACACATATTAGGCCTACTAATTCTACACATATTAGGCCTACTAATTCTATTAGGTCTACTAATTCAACACATATTAGGCCAACCAATTCTATTAGGTCTACTAATTATATTAGGCCTACTAATTCTACACATATTAAGTCTACTAATTCTATTAGACCTACTATTACCACACATTTTTCTGGTATTATTTATGCCTCAAGGGCTCCT is a window encoding:
- the LOC112216848 gene encoding cyclin-dependent kinase inhibitor 1 isoform X2; translated protein: MASSSLSSDGAMLVCRSVEELKRRAQGPVRRNLFGPVDHEQLQQDFQRHLGMSVESANKRWDFDFNTGQPAAKGASVEWEEMKCQDVPAFYHSCVLRKPVIGIDGHRAGRENVRLARASSPGLSSCGEEYLEVTTRESYTIQRPEKKMASQRAGAVKRRQAAITEFFVVKKRTTMHHKQSSRQVNTAQERVQFSGHAPFGNHLIKMDI
- the LOC112216848 gene encoding cyclin-dependent kinase inhibitor 1 isoform X1, which produces MMKTRDIKMASSSLSSDGAMLVCRSVEELKRRAQGPVRRNLFGPVDHEQLQQDFQRHLGMSVESANKRWDFDFNTGQPAAKGASVEWEEMKCQDVPAFYHSCVLRKPVIGIDGHRAGRENVRLARASSPGLSSCGEEYLEVTTRESYTIQRPEKKMASQRAGAVKRRQAAITEFFVVKKRTTMHHKQSSRQVNTAQERVQFSGHAPFGNHLIKMDI